A region of Plasmodium falciparum 3D7 genome assembly, chromosome: 12 DNA encodes the following proteins:
- a CDS encoding rifin: MKVHYINILLFALPLNILEHNKNEPHTTPNHTQTTRSLCECDIYTSIYDNDPQMKAVMENYNRQTSDRFKEYDERMKTTRQKCKDKCDKEIQKIVLKDKMEKQMAQQLTTLETKITTEDIPTCICEKSLADKTEKFCLNCGVNVGGGVTLSSGVLGGIGAVAVNAWKDAAIIAAKEAAIAKGAAAGKIAGEAKGVDVVIYYLKGLGVEELIPRISESIGKTIPYTNAGKISDIIYGKYTTTCMGLNNRGPPAACNSFNIKFGLFNTRGKPIGSPPSSAIPTKVREAVDKATRSAKAAAEAKSTTVTAEITEKQTALIEAGFNSSITSINASIIAILIIVLIMVIIYLILRYRRKKKMKKKLQYIKLLEE, from the exons atgaaagtccattatattaatatattattgtttgctcttccattaaatatattg gaacataataaaaatgaaccaCACACCACACCAAATCATACACAAACCACCAGATCATTATGCGAGTGCGACATATATACATCCATTTATGATAATGACCCACAAATGAAAGCTGTGATGGAAAATTACAATCGACAAACATCTGATCGATTTAAAGAATATGATGAAAGGATGAAAACTACACGCCAAAAATGTAAAGATAAATGCGAtaaagaaatacaaaaaattgtTTTGAAAGATAAAATGGAAAAACAAATGGCACAACAGCTAACCACATTGGAAACAAAGATAACCACTGAGGATATTCCCACATGTATTTGTGAAAAATCATTAGCAGATAAAACAGAAAAATTTTGTCTTAATTGTGGAGTAAATGTGGGAGGTGGTGTTACACTGTCTTCAGGAGTATTAGGAGGAATTGGTGCAGTTGCTGTAAATGCGTGGAAAGATGCAGCAATTATAGCGGCTAAGGAAGCGGCTATAGCTAAGGGTGCTGCGGCCGGTAAAATTGCGGGTGAAGCGAAGGGTGTGGACGTAGTTATTTATTATCTAAAAGGATTGGGTGTAGAGGAATTAATTCCTAGAATATCGGAATCCATTGGTAAAACGATACCTTATACTAATGCTGGGAAGATTTCTGATATTATTTATGGGAAATATACTACGACCTGTATGGGTTTGAACAATAGAGGTCCTCCTGCTGCATGCAAtagttttaatattaaattcgGTCTATTTAATACAAGAGGTAAACCAATTGGTTCTCCACCATCTAGCGCTATACCAACAAAAGTGAGAGAAGCTGTTGATAAAGCTACAAGATCTGCTAAAGCAGCTGCTGAGGCTAAAAGTACTACGGTTACTGCTGAAATTACAGAAAAACAGACCGCTTTGATAGAAGCTGGATTTAACAGTTCCATTACTTCTATAAATGCTTCTATTATAGCAATATTAATTATAGTTTTAATTATGGTAATcatatatttgattttacGTTAtagacgaaaaaaaaaaatgaagaaaaaactgcaatatataaaattattagaagAATAG
- a CDS encoding erythrocyte membrane protein 1, PfEMP1, with translation MDKSSIANKIEAYLGAKSDDSKIDQSLKADPSEVQYYGSGGDGYYLRKNICKITVNHSDSGTNDPCDRIPPPYGDNDQWKCAIILSKVSEKPENVFVPPRRQRMCINNLEKLNVDKIRDKHAFLADVLLTARNEGERIVQNHPDTNSSNVCNALERSFADIADIIRGTDLWKGTNSNLEQNLKQMFAKIRENDKVLQDKYPKDQNYRKLREDWWNANRQKVWEVITCGARSNDLLIKRGWRTSGKSNGDNKLELCRKCGHYEEKVPTKLDYVPQFLRWLTEWIEDFYREKQNLIDDMERHREECTSEDHKSKEGTSYCSTCKDKCKKYCECVKKWKSEWENQKNKYTELYQQNKNETSQKNTSRYDDYVKDFFKKLEANYSSLENYIKGDPYFAEYATKLSFILNSSDANNPSEKIQKNNDEVCNCNESGIASVEQEQISDPSSNKTCITHSSIKANKKKVCKHVKLGVRENDKDLRVCVIEHTSLSGVENCCCQDFLRILQENCSDNKSGSSSNGSCNNKNQEACEKNLEKVLASLTNCYKCDKCKSEQSKKNNKNWIWKKSSGKEGGLQKEYANTIGLPPRTQSLCLVVCLDEKGKKTQELKNIRTNSELLKEWIIAAFHEGKNLKPSHEKKNDDNGKKLCKALEYSFADYGDLIKGTSIWDNEYTKDLELNLQKIFGKLFRKYIKKNNTAEQDTSYSSLDELRESWWNTNKKYIWLAMKHGAGMNSTTCCGDGSVTGSGSSCDDIPTIDLIPQYLRFLQEWVEHFCKQRQEKVKPVIENCKSCKESGGTCNGECKTECKNKCEVYKKFIEDCKGGDGTAGSSWVKRWDQIYKRYSKYIEDAKRNRKAGTKNCGPSSTTNAAENKCVQSDIDSFFKHLIDIGLTTPSSYLSIVLDDNICGADKAPWTTYTTYTTTEKCNKETDKSKLQQCNTAVVVNVPSPLGNTPHGYKYACQCKIPTNEETCDDRKEYMNQWSCGSARTMKRGYKNDNYELCKYNGVDVKPTTVRSNSSKLDDKDVTFFNLFEQWNKEIQYQIEQYMTNTKISCNNEKNVLSRVSDEAAQPKFSDNERDRNSITHEDKNCKEKCKCYSLWIEKINDQWDKQKDNYNKFQRKQIYDANKGSQNKKVVSLSNFLFFSCWEEYIQKYFNGDWSKIKNIGSDTFEFLIKKCGNDSGDGETIFSEKLNNAEKKCKENESTNNKMKSSETSCDCSEPIYIRGCQPKIYDGKIFPGKGGEKQWICKDTIIHGDTNGACIPPRTQNLCVGELWDKRYGGRSNIKNDTKESLKQKIKNAIQKETELLYEYHDKGTAIISRNPMKGQKEKEEKNNDSNGLPKGFCHAVQRSFIDYKNMILGTSVNIYEYIGKLQEDIKKIIEKGTTKQNGKTVGSGAENVNAWWKGIEGEMWDAVRCAITKINKKQKKNGTFSIDECGIFPPTGNDEDQSVSWFKEWSEQFCIERLQYEKNIRDACTNNGQGDKIQGDCKRKCEEYKKYISEKKQEWDKQKTKYENKYVGKSASDLLKENYPECISANFDFIFNDNIEYKTYYPYGDYSSICSCEQVKYYEYNNAEKKNNKSLCHEKGNDRTWSKKYIKKLENGRTLEGVYVPPRRQQLCLYELFPIIIKNKNDITNAKKELLETLQIVAEREAYYLWKQYHAHNDTTYLAHKKACCAIRGSFYDLEDIIKGNDLVHDEYTKYIDSKLNEIFDSSNKNDIETKRARTDWWENEAIAVPNITGANKSDPKTIRQLVWDAMQSGVRKAIDEEKEKKKPNENFPPCMGVQHIGIAKPQFIRWLEEWTNEFCEKYTKYFEDMKSNCNLRKGADDCDDNSNIECKKACANYTNWLNPKRIEWNGMSNYYNKIYRKSNKESEDGKDYSMIMEPTVIDYLNKRCNGEINGNYICCSCKNIGENSTSGTVNKKLQKKETQCEDNKGPLDLMNKVLNKMDPKYSEHKMKCTEVYLEHVEEQLKEIDNAIKDYKLYPLDRCFDDKSKMKVCDLIGDAIGCKHKTKLDELDEWNDVDMRDPYNKYKGVLIPPRRRQLCFSRIVRGPANLRNLKEFKEEILKGAQSEGKFLGNYYNEDKDKEKALEAMKNSFYDYEYIIKGSDMLTNIQFKDIKRKLDRLLEKETNNTEKVDDWWETNKKSIWNAMLCGYKKSGNKIIDPSWCTIPTTETPPQFLRWIKEWGTNVCIQKEEHKEYVKSKCSNVTNLGAQESESKNCTSEIKKYQEWSRKRSIQWEAISEGYKKYKGMDEFKNTFKNIKEPDANEPNANEYLKKHCSKCPCGFNDMQEITKYTNIGNEAFKQIKEQVDIPAELEDVIYRLKHHEYDKGNDYICNKYKNINVNMKKNNDDTWTDLVKNSSDINKGVLLPPRRKNLFLKIDESDICKYKRDPKLFKDFIYSSAISEVERLKKVYGEAKTKVVHAMKYSFADIGSIIKGDDMMENNSSDKIGKILGDGVGQNEKRKKWWDMNKYHIWESMLCGYKHAYGNISENDRKMLDIPNNDDEHQFLRWFQEWTENFCTKRNELYENMVTACNSAKCNTSNGSVDKKECTEACKNYSNFILIKKKEYQSLNSQYDMNYKETKAEKKESPEYFKDKCNGECSCLSEYFKDETRWKNPYETLDDTEVKNNCMCKPPPPASNNTSDILQKTIPFGIALALGSIAFLFMKKKPKTPVDLLRVLDIPKGDYGIPTPKSSNRYIPYASDRYKGKTYIYMEGDTSGDDDKYIWDLSSSDITSSESEYEEVDINDIYVPSFPKYKTFIELVLEPSKRDTFNTSSGDTFTNKLTDDEWNQLKQDFIEQYLQNIQKDFILHDSMDEKPFITQIQDRFLDSSHEEVTYNIDWNVPENINRITNNMDDPKYCSNNMYTGTDLINDSLNGNQYIDIYDEMLKRKENELFGTYHTKYTTFNSVSKQTPSDPIINQLDLYHKWIDKHRDICEQWKTKEDMLYKLNEVWNMERKEYLLDIQPSTLDDIHKINDETYNIISTNNIYDHPSQETPLQLLGSTNIIPSYITTEQNNGLRTNISMDTYIDETNNNNVVATSIIGDDQMENSYNC, from the exons ATGGATAAATCAAGTATTGCTAACAAAATTGAAGCATATTTAGGTGCAAAATCCGATGATTCTAAAATAGACCAATCGTTGAAAGCTGATCCTAGTGAAGTGCAGTACTATGGAAGTGGAGGTGATGGATATTacttaagaaaaaatatttgcaAAATTACCGTGAATCATTCAGATTCTGGAACAAATGATCCTTGTGATAGAATACCACCTCCTTATGGCGATAATGACCAATGGAAATGTGCCATAATTTTATCTAAAGTAAGTGAAAAACCTGAAAATGTATTTGTTCCTCCGAGAAGACAACGTATGTGCATTAACAatttagaaaaattaaatgttgATAAAATTAGGGATAAACATGCATTTTTGGCAGATGTATTACTTACGGCCAGAAATGAAGGAGAAAGAATAGTGCAGAATCATCCAGATACAAATAGTTCCAATGTTTGTAATGCATTAGAAAGAAGTTTTGCTGACATTGCAGATATTATTAGAGGTACAGATCTATGGAAAGGTACTAATAGTAATTTAGAACAAAATTTAAAACAAATGTTTGCAAAAATACGAGAAAACGACAAGGTACTTCAAGATAAATACCCAAAGGACCAAAATTATAGAAAATTACGAGAAGATTGGTGGAATGCTAATAGACAAAAGGTGTGGGAAGTTATTACTTGTGGTGCGCGAAGTAACGATTTACTCATAAAACGTGGATGGAGAACATCTGGAAAATCTAATGGAGACAATAAACTTGAATTGTGTCGCAAATGTGGCCATTATGAAGAAAAGGTTCCTACCAAATTAGATTATGTCCCTCAATTCTTAAGGTGGTTAACAGAATGGATAGAGGATTTTTATAGAGAGAAGCAAAATCTGATCGATGACATGGAGAGACACCGTGAAGAGTGTACATCAGAGGATCATAAATCTAAAGAAGGTACATCATATTGTAGTACCTGTAAAGACAAATGTAAGAAATATTGTGAATGTGTGAAGAAATGGAAATCCGAATgggaaaatcaaaaaaataaatatacagaaTTATATCAACAAAACAAAAACGAAACTTCGCAAAAAAATACATCAAGATATGATGATTATGTTAaagatttttttaaaaaacttGAAGCTAATTATTCGTCTcttgaaaattatataaagggTGATCCTTATTTCGCAGAATATGCAACcaaattatcatttattttaaattcatCAGATGCTAATAATCCGTctgaaaaaatacaaaaaaataatgatgaagtaTGTAACTGTAATGAATCAGGAATTGCATCTGTTGAACAGGAACAAATATCGGATCCGTCGTCGAATAAAACATGTATCACACATAGCTCCATAAAAgctaataagaaaaaagtatGTAAACATGTAAAGTTGGGTGTTCGtgaaaatgataaagatTTGAGAGTATGCGTAATTGAGCACACTTCCTTAAGTGGTGTTGAAAATTGTTGTTGCCAAGATTTCTTGCGAATTCTTCAAGAAAATTGTAGTGATAATAAAAGTGGATCTAGTTCTAATGGTAGTTGTAATAACAAAAATCAGGAAGCATGtgaaaaaaatttagaaaaaGTACTTGCATCTTTAACTAATTGTTATAAATGCGACAAATGTAAATCTGaacaatcaaaaaaaaataacaaaaattggATATGGAAAAAATCCTCTGGTAAGGAAGGTGGATTACAAAAAGAATATGCTAATACAATAGGTTTACCCCCAAGAACACAATCCTTATGTTTAGTAGTGTGTTTAgatgaaaaaggaaaaaaaacaCAAGAACTTAAGAATATTAGGACCAATTcagaattattaaaagagtGGATAATTGCTGCATTTCATGAaggaaaaaatttaaaaccttcccatgaaaaaaaaaatgatgacaatggaaaaaaattatgcaaAGCTTTAGAATACAGTTTTGCCGATTATGGAGATTTAATTAAAGGTACAAGTATATGGGATAATGAATATACAAAAGATTTGGAACtaaatttacaaaaaattttTGGAAAACTTTTtcgtaaatatataaaaaagaataatactGCTGAACAAGATACTTCATATTCTTCTCTTGATGAATTAAGAGAATCATGGTGGAACAcgaacaaaaaatatatttggttAGCAATGAAACATGGTGCGGGAATGAATAGTACTACGTGTTGTGGTGATGGTAGTGTCACTGGTAGTGGTAGTAGTTGTGATGATATTCCTACGATTGATTTGATCCCTCAATATTTACGGTTTTTGCAAGAATGGGTAGAACATTTTTGTAAACAACGTCAAGAAAAAGTAAAACCTGTGATAGAGAATTGTAAGTCGTGTAAGGAAAGTGGAGGTACATGTAACGGTGAGTGTAAAACtgaatgtaaaaataaatgtgaagtatacaaaaaatttattgaAGACTGTAAGGGTGGTGATGGTACTGCTGGATCCTCATGGGTGAAAAGGTGGGACCAAATATATAAGAGGTATTCCAAATATATAGAAGACGCGAAACGAAACCGTAAAGCGGGCACAAAAAATTGTGGCCCAAGTAGTACTACAAATGCTGCCGAAAATAAATGTGTACAATCAGATATCGATTCGTTTTTCAAACATTTAATTGATATAGGATTGACCACACCATCTTCTTATTTATCTATTGTTCTTGATGACAACATATGTGGCGCGGACAAAGCTCCTTGGACAACATACACGACATACACAACAAcagaaaaatgtaataaagaAACAGATAAATCAAAGTTACAACAATGTAATACTGCCGTGGTTGTAAATGTTCCGTCTCCACTGGGTAACACTCCACACGGATATAAATACGCATGCCAGTGTAAAATACCAACTAATGAAGAAACATGTGATGAtagaaaagaatatatgaaTCAATGGAGTTGTGGTAGCGCACGAACTATGAAACGTGGTTATAAAAATGACAACTAcgaattatgtaaatataatggTGTAGATGTAAAACCGACAACAGTTAGATCAAATAGCTCTAAATTAGATGACAAGGATGTGACGTTCTTTAATTTGTTTGAACAGTGGAACAAAGAAATACAATATCAGATAGAGCAGTATATGacaaatacaaaaatatcgTGCAATAACGAGAAAAACGTATTGAGTAGGGTGTCAGACGAAGCTGCGCAACCAAAATTTAGTGACAATGAAAGAGATAGAAATAGCATTACCCATGAGGATAAGAATTGCaaagaaaaatgtaaatgttACAGTTTATGgatagaaaaaattaatgatcAGTGGGATAAACAGAAAgacaattataataaatttcaaagaaaacaaatatatgatGCAAATAAAGGTTCTCAGAATAAAAAAGTTGTTAGTTTAtctaattttttgtttttttcatgttgggaagaatatatacaaaaatatttcaatGGCGATTGGAGTAAAATTAAGAATATAGGATCTGATACGTTTGAGtttctaataaaaaaatgtggaAACGATTCAGGTGATGGAGAAACAATATTTAGTGAAAAATTGAATAATgcagaaaaaaaatgtaaggAAAATGAAAGTaccaataataaaatgaaatcaAGTGAAACATCATGTGACTGTAGTGAACCTATTTATATTCGTGGGTGTCAACCAAAAATTTATGATGGAAAAATATTTCCAGGTAAAGGAGGCGAGAAACAATGGATATGTAAAGATACTATAATACATGGAGATACAAATGGTGCCTGTATCCCTCCAAGAACACAAAATTTATGTGTTGGAGAGTTATGGGATAAACGTTATGGTGGAAGgagtaatattaaaaatgatacaAAGGAATCATTAAaacagaaaataaaaaatgctATACAAAAAGAAACGGAATTGTTGTATGAATACCACGATAAAGGTACAGCAATTATATCACGAAATCCTATGAAAggacaaaaagaaaaagaagaaaaaaacaatgaTTCTAATGGATTACCAAAAGGTTTTTGTCATGCTGTTCAAAGAAGTTTTATTGATTATAAGAATATGATTTTGGGTACCagtgtaaatatatatgagtaCATTGGAAAATTAcaagaagatataaaaaaaattatcgaAAAAGGAACAACTAAACAAAACGGAAAAACAGTTGGTAGTGGTGCAGAAAACGTAAATGCTTGGTGGAAAGGAATTGAGGGGGAAATGTGGGATGCAGTAAGATGTgctataacaaaaataaataaaaaacaaaagaagaaTGGTACATTTAGTATCGATGAATGTGGAATATTCCCCCCAACAGGAAATGATGAGGATCAGTCCGTTTCGTGGTTTAAAGAATGGAGCGAACAGTTTTGTATAGAACGATtacaatatgaaaaaaatatacgtgACGCATGCACTAATAATGGTCAAGGAGATAAAATACAAGGAGATTGTAAAAGAAAATgtgaagaatataaaaaatatatttctgaaaaaaaacaagaatgggacaaacaaaaaacaaaatatgaaaataaatatgtaggAAAATCTGCGAGTGATTTATTGAAAGAAAATTATCCTGAATGTATATCAGCAAAttttgattttatatttaacgataatattgaatataaaacatattatcCATATGGAGATTATAGCAGTATATGTTCGTGCGAACaagtaaaatattatgaatataataatgctgagaaaaaaaataataaatctcTTTGTCATGAAAAAGGTAATGATAGGACATggagtaaaaaatatataaaaaaattggaaAATGGTCGAACATTAGAGGGTGTATACGTCCCCCCAAGACGGCAACAATTATGTCTTTATGAACTATTtccaataattataaaaaacaaaaatgatattacaaacgcaaaaaaagaattattggAAACATTACAAATAGTTGCAGAGCGAGAAGCATATTATTTATGGAAACAGTATCATGCACATAATGATACAACTTATCTTGCACATAAGAAAGCTTGTTGTGCTATTCGTGGAAGTTTTTATGATTTGGAAGATATTATTAAAGGCAACGATTTAGTGCATGACGAATACACGAAATATATAGACAGTAAATTAAACGAAATTTTCGATAGTAgcaataaaaatgatatagagACAAAACGTGCGCGTACAGATTGGTGGGAAAACGAAGCAATTGCTGTTCCTAACATAACAGGTGCAAATAAAAGTGATCCTAAAACAATTAGGCAGCTAGTATGGGATGCTATGCAATCTGGAGTAAGAAAGGCCATCGatgaagaaaaggaaaaaaaaaaaccgaATGAAAATTTTCCTCCATGTATGGGAGTTCAACATATAGGAATAGCCAAACCTCAATTTATAAGATGGTTGGAAGAATGGACAAATGAGTTTTGCgagaaatatacaaaatatttcgAAGATATGAAATCCAATTGTAATCTCAGAAAAGGTGCTGATGATTGTGatgataatagtaatatCGAATGTAAAAAAGCATGTGCAAATTATACGAATTGGTTAAATCCAAAAAGGATAGAATGGAATGGAATGAgcaattattataataaaatataccgTAAAAGTAACAAAGAATCGGAAGATGGAAAAGATTATTCAATGATTATGGAACCTACAGTCATTGACTATTTGAACAAAAGATGCAATGGCGAAATTAATGGGAACTACATTTGTTGTAGTTGTAAAAATATAGGTGAAAATAGCACTTCAGGTACAGTTAATAAAAAACTACAAAAAAAGGAAACACAATGTGAAGACAATAAAGGACCTCTAGATTTAATGAACAAggtattaaataaaatggaCCCAAAATATAGCGAGCACAAGATGAAGTGCACAGAAGTTTACTTGGAACATGTTGAAGAacaattaaaagaaattgaCAATGCAATAAAAGATTACAAATTATATCCTTTAGATAGATGTTTTGACGACAAGAGCAAGATGAAGGTGTGTGATTTAATTGGAGATGCTATAGGATGTAAACATAAGACAAAACTGGATGAACTTGATGAATGGAATGATGTGGATATGCGAGATCCTTACAATAAGTATAAAGGTGTTTTAATTCCTCCTAGACGTAGACAATTGTGTTTCTCAAGGATTGTGAGAGGTCCCGCAAATTTAAGAAACTTAAAGGAATTTAAAGAAGAAATTTTAAAAGGAGCCCAATCGGAAGGTAAGTTTTTGGGTAATTATTATAACGAagataaagataaagaaaaggCGCTAGAAGCTATGAAAAACAGTTTTTAcgattatgaatatataataaaaggtaGTGATATGTTAACAAATATACAATTCAAGGATATTAAAAGGAAATTAGACAGATTACTAGAAAAAGAGACTAATAATACCGAAAAAGTTGACGATTGGTGGGAAACAAATAAGAAATCTATATGGAATGCTATGTTATGTGGGTACAAGAAATCTGggaataaaataatagatcCATCATGGTGTACCATACCTACTACAGAAACCCCTCCGCAATTTTTACGATGGATAAAAGAATGGGGAACAAACGTGTGTATACAAAAAGAAGAGCATAAAGAATACGTTAAATCAAAATGTTCTAATGTTACTAATTTAGGGGCACAAGAATCGGAATCAAAAAATTGTACAtcagaaattaaaaaatatcaagAATGGAGCAGGAAAAGGTCTATTCAGTGGGAAGCTATATCCGAaggttataaaaaatataagggTATGgatgaatttaaaaatacatttaaaaatataaaggaaCCGGATGCTAATGAACCGAATGCTAATGAATATTTGAAGAAACATTGTTCTAAATGTCCGTGTGGATTTAATGATATGCAAGAAATAACTAAATATACAAACATCGGAAATGAAGCATTTAAGCAAATAAAAGAACAAGTTGATATTCCAGCTGAACTTGAAGATGTTATTTACCGTCTAAAACATCATGAGTATGATAAAGGTAATgattatatttgtaataaatataaaaatataaacgttaatatgaaaaaaaataatgatgatactTGGACTGATTTGGTTAAAAATTCTTCGGACATTAATAAAGGTGTGCTATTACCTCCACGAAGAAAAAATTTGTTTCTAAAAATTGATGAATcagatatatgtaaatataaaagagaTCCTAAATTGTTTAAAGATTTCATTTATTCGTCGGCAATTTCTGAAGTTGAAAGgttaaaaaaagtatatggTGAGGCTAAAACGAAAGTTGTTCATGCAATGAAATATAGTTTTGCCGATATAGGAAGTATTATCAAAGGCGATGATATGATGGAAAACAATTCGTCTGATAAGATAGGTAAAATTTTGGGAGATGGAGTCGGACAAAATGAAAAACGTAAAAAATGGTGGGACATGAATAAATATCACATATGGGAATCTATGTTATGTGGATACAAACATGCCTACGGAAATATTTCAGAAAATGATAGAAAAATGCTTGATATACCTAATAATGATGACGAACATCAATTTCTTCGATGGTTTCAAGAATGGACTGAAAATTTCTGtacaaaaagaaatgaattGTATGAAAATATGGTCACTGCATGCAATTCTGCGAAATGCAATACATCTAATGGATCTGttgataaaaaagaatgcACTGAAGCATGTAAAAATTAtagtaattttattttaataaaaaaaaaggagtaTCAGTCACTAAATAGTCAATACGATATGAATTATAAAGAAACCAAagcagaaaaaaaagaatccCCAGAATATTTCAAAGATAAATGTAATGGTGAATGTAGTTGTCTCTCTGAATATTTTAAGGATGAAACAAGATGGAAAAATCCTTATGAAACTCTGGATGACACAGAAgttaaaaataattgtatGTGCAAACCTCCCCCCCCAGCTAGTAATAATACCAGTGACATTCTGCAAAAAACCATTCCTTTTGGTATTGCGTTGGCGTTAGGATCAATTGCTTTTTTATTCATGaag AAAAAACCCAAAACACCTGTGGACCTTTTACGTGTACTTGATATACCTAAAGGCGATTATGGAATACCCACCCCCAAATCATCCAATAGATATATCCCCTATGCAAGTGATCGATATAAAGgcaaaacatatatttatatggaaGGAGATACTAGTGGAGATGacgataaatatatttgggACTTATCTTCCTCTGATATAACTTCCTCCGAAAGTGAGTATGAAGAAGTGGATAtcaatgatatatatgtaccaAGTTTTCCCAAATATAAAACGTTCATTGAATTAGTACTAGAACCTTCCAAAAGGGATACATTTAATACATCAAGTGGTGACACATTCACCAATAAACTTACGGATGATGAATGGAACCAATTGAAACAGGATTTTATTGAACAATATTTACAAAACATACAAAAggattttattttacatgaTAGTATGGATGAAAAACCTTTTATTACTCAAATCCAGGATAGATTTCTTGATAGTAGTCATGAAGAAGTTACTTATAATATTGATTGGAATGTTcctgaaaatattaataggATTACTAATAACATGGACGATCCAAAATACTGCtcaaataatatgtatactGGTACCGATTTAATTAATGATTCATTAAATGGTAAccaatatattgatatatatgatgagaTGCTGAAACGAAAAGAAAACGAATTATTTGGAACATATcatacaaaatatacaacCTTTAACAGTGTTTCTAAACAAACACCTAGTGACCCGATAATTAACCAACTAgatttatatcataaatgGATAGACAAACATAGAGATATTTGCGAACAGTGGAAAACCAAAGAggatatgttatataaattgAATGAAGTGTGGAATATGGAACGTAAGGAATATCTATTGGATATACAACCATCAACTCTGGATgatattcataaaattaatgatgaaacatataatattattagtacaaataatatatatgatcatCCCTCACAGGAAACCCCCCTCCAACTACTTGGATCAACAAATATTATACCCAGTTATATTACCACGGAACAAAATAATGGATTGCGCACAAATATATCTATGGATACATATATTGatgaaacaaataataataatgtggtAGCCACTAGTATAATAGGTGACGATCAGATGGAAAATTCGTACAATTGTTGa
- a CDS encoding VAR2CSA uORF produces MESEYQKQTSIGTTGTNVCECNDRISKIYNDSHINYGDVCVYGITSYENTGIKKHTLGIQPKYKNICSTYEPVRRKTKYLEKCQIPLHDNNTVVNSSVTINREMSANKNRINNNPYYIK; encoded by the coding sequence ATGGAATCAGAGTATCAAAAACAAACATCTATAGGTACTACTGGTACCAATGTCTGTGAATGCAATGACAGAAttagtaaaatatataatgattctCATATTAATTATGGTGATGTATGTGTTTATGGAATAACTAGCTATGAGAATACTGGAATAAAGAAACATACTTTGGGTATTCAACctaaatacaaaaatatatgtagcACTTATGAACCTGTAAGGAGAAAAACtaaatatttagaaaaatGTCAGATACCCTTACACGATAATAATACAGTTGTTAATAGCAGTGTTACTATAAATCGTGAAATGTCCGCAAACAAGAATAGAATTAATAACAatccatattatataaaataa